The DNA segment TGTGCGTGGTGGCGCTTTCATTCCAATGATAAAAACCATTCAAAATACATCAAAATATTCATTGGAAAACTTCGACTTGCATTATTATTTTGATGCAAAAACAACCCAAAGTTCTGGAAAAATATACAATGACGATGGAGCAACGGCAAACGCTTTCGAAAAAGGCGCATTTGAAATTTTGAATTTCAATGGCAATACCAATGGCAAAACAGTTTTTGTAAAATTGAATTCGGAAATTGGAAAAAACTTTCAGTCATTCGATAAAAATGTTTCGCTAATTGTCCACAATATAAAAGCAAAATCAGTGACCGTAAATGGAAAAACGATTGCTTTCAAAACCGTAAAAAACAATATAGAAATTCCAGTTTCTTGGAAAAAAGGAACTGGAGTTGAAATCAAAATTCAATTGTAATAAAAAAACTAAACCATTAAGAAATTAAGAAAATTAAGAACAGCTTAATGAGCCTTAATTTTCTTAATGGTTCAAAAAAAGACCAATGAAAAAATCAATTCTACTATTTGCATTTGCTTTAGTTTTCGCCAGTTGTTCCTCAACCAAAACAACGAAAACAGCCTCGAAAACTCCTTTTGTCTGGGAAAATGCCAATGTGTATTTTCTTTTAATCGACCGATTCAACAACGGAGATAAAACGAACGACCAGACTTATAACCGAAATAAACCAACGGCAAAATTACGAGGTTTTGAAGGTGGCGATATTCGAGGCGTTATTCAAAAAATGGACGAAGGGTATTTTGAAAAACTGGGAATAAATGCCATTTGGATGACGCCGGTTGTAGAACAAATCCACGATGGAGTCGATGAAGGAACTGGATATACGTATGGTTTTCACGGTTATTGGGCAAGAGATTGGTCGGCATTGGATCCGAGTTTTGGAACCAAAAAAGATTTGGCCGAATTGGTTCAAAAAGCGCACGCAAAAGGAATTCGAATTCTTTTGGATGCCGTTATCAATCATACTGGACCTGTTACTGCCGAAGATCCTGCTTATCCAGATGATTGGGCGAGAACCTCTCCAAAATGCACCTACAAATCCTACGATACTTACATCAATTGTACCTTGGTCGAAAATCTTCCAGACGTAAAAACCGAAAGCAACGAGACTGTAGCTCTGCCTCCTTTCTTGATAGAAAAATGGAAAAAAGAAGGCCGGTACGAACAAGAAGTAGCCGAATTGGATGCCTTTTTTGCCAAAACAGGTTATCCTCGTGCACCAAAATATTACATTATGAAATGGTTGTCGGATTACATCACCGATTATGGAATTGATGGCTACCGCGTGGATACTGCAAAGCATACTTATGAAGATGTTTGGGCAGATTTCAAGAAAGTTTGCGATGGAGCTTTTGCCGATTTCAAAAAAAATAATCCAAAAAAGGTATTGGACAACAATGCGTTTTTTACCGTTGGCGAAGTGTATGGTTACAACATTGGAGCGAAAAAATTATTTGATTTCGGAGATAAAAAAGTCAACTATTTTGAAAATGGCTTTACCGGTTTAATCAATTTTGATTTTAGAAACGAAGCCAAAATGAATTACGAAGAATTATTCTCCAAATACAATTCGATTCTTCAAAATGACTTAAAAGGAAACACGGTGATGAACTATGTTTCTTCTCACGATGACAGTTATCCCTATGACAAGAAACGCGAAAAAACATTCGAAAGCGGCACAAAATTGCTGCTTGCACCGGGAATTTCGCAAGTGTATTATGGTGACGAAAGCGCACGTCCGCTGGATATTCCGGGAACTACAGGCGATGCAACCTTGCGTTCAATGATGAATTGGGACGAAATAAAAACCAATCCCGAAACTCAAAAAGTGCTTTTGCATTGGCAAAAACTGGGTAATTTTAGAAAAAATCATCCTGCGATTGGAGCTGGAATTCACCAAGAAATTTCGGCAAGTCCTTATGTTTTCAGCCGAACTTTTACCAAAGATAATTTAACAGATAAAGTAGTTGTTGGATTGGATTTACCAAAAGGACAAAAAGAAATTTCTGTTGGAACTATTTTCGAAAACGGAACAAAATTGAAAGATGTTTATTCCGGAAAAAATGCGGTCGTTTCGAATGGAAAAGTTCTAATTGACACTGAATTTGATATTGTTTTATTGGAAAAATAATTCATTCTCAAAATTTTAAAAATTATTCGCAAAGTTCTCAAAGTAAATTTAATGCTTTGGGAACTTTGCGTTTTTTCTTAATTACCTTTACGGTAAATTTGACGTAAATGAATTCCATTCTCAAAATTGGTCATCGCGGAGCAAAAGGGCATCAACCCGAGAATACTTTGATTTCTTTCCAAAAAGCCATTCATTTGAAAGTTGACGGCATCGAACTGGACGTACATTTGAGTTCCGATGGGGAAATAATCGTGATTCACGACGATACAATTGACAGAACCACCAACGGAAAAGGTTTTGTAAATAAACTATCTTTGCCCGAATTGAAGATGTCGCGGATAGAAAATGAGTATGAAATCCCAACACTGAAGGAAGTTTTTGATTTGGTAAACCAACAATGTTTGGTCAATATTGAAATCAAGGGAAAAGGAATGATAAAACCAGTTATCGAGTTGATTGAATCGTATGTAGAAAATAAAAACTGGAAACACG comes from the Flavobacterium limnophilum genome and includes:
- a CDS encoding glycerophosphodiester phosphodiesterase, with the protein product MNSILKIGHRGAKGHQPENTLISFQKAIHLKVDGIELDVHLSSDGEIIVIHDDTIDRTTNGKGFVNKLSLPELKMSRIENEYEIPTLKEVFDLVNQQCLVNIEIKGKGMIKPVIELIESYVENKNWKHDQFLISSFDWISLLDIHLLNPEIPLGVLTEYDLELAFAFAKFINANSVHAHYHLLSEKMTMQMQEEGFQVFAWTVNESEDIQKIKSFNVNGIISDFPDRI
- a CDS encoding alpha-amylase family glycosyl hydrolase, producing MKKSILLFAFALVFASCSSTKTTKTASKTPFVWENANVYFLLIDRFNNGDKTNDQTYNRNKPTAKLRGFEGGDIRGVIQKMDEGYFEKLGINAIWMTPVVEQIHDGVDEGTGYTYGFHGYWARDWSALDPSFGTKKDLAELVQKAHAKGIRILLDAVINHTGPVTAEDPAYPDDWARTSPKCTYKSYDTYINCTLVENLPDVKTESNETVALPPFLIEKWKKEGRYEQEVAELDAFFAKTGYPRAPKYYIMKWLSDYITDYGIDGYRVDTAKHTYEDVWADFKKVCDGAFADFKKNNPKKVLDNNAFFTVGEVYGYNIGAKKLFDFGDKKVNYFENGFTGLINFDFRNEAKMNYEELFSKYNSILQNDLKGNTVMNYVSSHDDSYPYDKKREKTFESGTKLLLAPGISQVYYGDESARPLDIPGTTGDATLRSMMNWDEIKTNPETQKVLLHWQKLGNFRKNHPAIGAGIHQEISASPYVFSRTFTKDNLTDKVVVGLDLPKGQKEISVGTIFENGTKLKDVYSGKNAVVSNGKVLIDTEFDIVLLEK